In a single window of the Rhizobium tropici CIAT 899 genome:
- the pepT gene encoding peptidase T, giving the protein MTDTVTDRFLRYVVVDTQSDPSSVTQPSTAKQKNLGRILVEELLAIGLADAHLDEHGYVYATIPSNVDKPVPVICFCSHMDTAPDFTGTNVKPQILRNYAGGDIRLSADPQQVIRVDEHPALRDQIGNDIITSDGTTLLGADDKAGLAEIVAAAQYLVDNPDIRHGTIKLLFTTDEEIGRGVDKVDLKKLGAQFAYTVDGETAGHIEDETFSADSVEIIIQGVAIHPGFAKGKMENAIKIAGAIINRLPKDMAPETTDGRDGFIHPTGISGLMEKASLGFIVRDFEEAGLADKEAMLEAIVKDVMAAYPGSSHKFTVRHQYRNMKVILDRHPEIVENAVEAIRRAGMAPVRGSIRGGTDGSRLSFMGLPCANIFAGGHAFHSPLEWVSRQDMEKAVKTLVELAKVWEERS; this is encoded by the coding sequence ATGACCGATACCGTCACCGATCGTTTTCTTCGTTATGTTGTCGTCGATACGCAATCGGACCCGTCTTCGGTTACGCAGCCTTCCACCGCGAAGCAGAAGAATCTCGGGCGCATTCTGGTTGAGGAATTGCTGGCGATCGGGCTTGCCGATGCCCATCTGGACGAGCACGGCTATGTCTATGCCACCATTCCATCGAATGTCGACAAGCCGGTCCCCGTCATCTGCTTCTGCTCGCATATGGACACAGCGCCGGATTTCACCGGAACGAACGTCAAGCCGCAAATCCTGCGGAACTACGCCGGCGGTGATATCCGCCTCAGCGCCGATCCGCAGCAGGTCATTCGGGTTGACGAACACCCTGCCCTGCGAGACCAGATCGGCAACGACATCATCACGTCGGATGGCACGACACTCCTTGGCGCCGACGACAAGGCCGGTCTCGCCGAAATTGTCGCAGCCGCCCAATATCTCGTCGACAATCCCGATATCCGCCATGGCACCATCAAGCTGCTGTTCACAACGGACGAAGAGATCGGGCGTGGCGTCGACAAGGTCGATCTGAAGAAGTTGGGAGCACAATTCGCCTATACGGTCGATGGCGAAACGGCGGGTCATATCGAAGACGAGACTTTCTCCGCCGACAGCGTCGAGATCATCATCCAGGGCGTCGCCATTCATCCGGGCTTCGCCAAAGGCAAAATGGAAAATGCCATCAAGATAGCCGGTGCGATCATCAACAGGCTGCCGAAGGACATGGCGCCGGAAACGACGGACGGACGCGACGGCTTTATCCATCCCACCGGGATCAGCGGCTTGATGGAAAAGGCTTCGCTCGGTTTCATCGTCCGCGATTTCGAGGAAGCCGGCCTTGCTGACAAGGAGGCTATGCTGGAAGCGATCGTCAAGGACGTCATGGCCGCCTATCCCGGCTCATCGCATAAGTTCACCGTCAGACATCAGTACCGCAACATGAAAGTGATTCTCGATCGTCATCCGGAGATTGTCGAAAACGCTGTCGAGGCCATCCGTCGTGCCGGCATGGCGCCGGTGCGAGGCAGTATTCGCGGCGGGACGGATGGTTCCAGGCTCTCTTTCATGGGCCTGCCTTGCGCCAATATCTTTGCCGGCGGCCATGCCTTTCATTCACCACTGGAATGGGTGAGCCGACAGGACATGGAAAAAGCCGTCAAGACGCTCGTGGAGTTGGCGAAGGTCTGGGAAGAACGTTCCTGA
- a CDS encoding substrate-binding domain-containing protein — translation MERRSFLKASAVASLATGVAAIAGTTQAADKKFTIALIPGLTTDAFYITMRKGAEAAAKAIGATLVFQGGPDFNPVTQVPVLDAVIAKKPDAILIAPTDKDQLVQPLKKANDAGIPVITVDTFIGTGVYQTGKGDADFPLAYIASDNLLGGAIAARALAKAVGEKGKVYVSNVKPGISTTDQREQGFKEEMKKYPNITVLETQYNDDDANKAASQLQAVFARNSDLDGVFGANLFSALGAANGVQQAGQTGKIRVVAFDAPTSIVDNINSGLVDLAIAQHPAEIGYFGVMAAYAHLTGNSIPTAIGTGFTVIDKSNVTDKNVAKFIYSD, via the coding sequence ATGGAGCGCCGCTCATTTCTCAAGGCTTCGGCCGTGGCATCGCTCGCGACCGGTGTTGCCGCTATTGCCGGTACCACACAGGCTGCAGACAAGAAGTTTACGATTGCCCTTATTCCGGGCCTGACCACGGATGCCTTCTACATCACCATGCGCAAGGGCGCCGAGGCCGCGGCCAAGGCCATCGGCGCGACGCTGGTGTTCCAGGGCGGCCCCGATTTCAACCCGGTAACGCAAGTTCCGGTTCTTGATGCGGTCATCGCCAAGAAACCCGATGCAATCCTCATCGCCCCGACGGACAAGGATCAGTTGGTCCAGCCGCTGAAAAAGGCCAATGATGCAGGCATCCCGGTTATCACCGTCGATACCTTCATCGGCACTGGTGTCTACCAGACCGGCAAGGGCGATGCCGATTTTCCGCTGGCCTACATCGCTTCCGACAACCTGCTCGGCGGTGCGATTGCCGCGCGCGCACTGGCAAAGGCTGTCGGCGAAAAGGGCAAGGTCTACGTTTCCAACGTCAAGCCCGGCATTTCGACCACCGATCAGCGCGAGCAGGGCTTCAAGGAGGAGATGAAAAAATATCCGAACATCACCGTTCTGGAGACGCAATATAACGACGACGACGCCAACAAGGCGGCATCGCAGCTGCAGGCGGTTTTTGCCCGCAACTCCGATCTAGACGGCGTTTTCGGGGCCAATCTGTTCTCCGCTCTCGGTGCCGCCAACGGCGTGCAGCAGGCCGGCCAGACGGGCAAGATCCGCGTGGTCGCCTTCGATGCGCCGACATCGATCGTCGACAATATCAACTCCGGCCTCGTCGATCTGGCGATCGCACAGCACCCGGCGGAAATCGGCTATTTCGGCGTGATGGCAGCCTATGCGCATCTGACCGGCAATTCGATCCCGACGGCGATCGGCACCGGCTTCACGGTCATCGATAAATCGAACGTGACGGACAAGAACGTCGCGAAGTTCATCTATTCCGATTGA
- a CDS encoding ABC transporter permease subunit translates to MTINNAEVRKADQHVAPQADHGDQAKTILNRIAQLRAWLFLAALIVTFEIWARIDFGGTFVGSSFNWQSVAIFAVAPLLLAIGQTFVIISGGIDLSTGFIMGLAAVVAAHIANIAGLYMPLPVAMVFGILVAMLAAAAPGFINGLLISRLKVPPFIGTLGMFGVARGTAFLIAGGTTVPVKNSYFAELGNGRFYGVPYLVIVTLVFVIIMHYLLSQTRFGQHNYAIGANAQAARRAGIDIKSHLLRLYILSAVCAGLGGALYAARFTAGAAQAGEPLLLDSVAAVVIGGASLFGGSGTIIGTVAGALVIAVIQYGLVFMNVEPFWQFIAVGIVIIISVLIDQAQRRFSGAKQDE, encoded by the coding sequence ATGACAATCAACAATGCAGAGGTCCGCAAGGCGGATCAGCACGTGGCGCCGCAGGCGGACCATGGCGACCAGGCAAAAACCATCCTAAACCGCATCGCGCAATTGCGCGCATGGCTTTTTCTTGCCGCACTTATCGTGACTTTCGAGATCTGGGCACGGATCGATTTCGGCGGTACCTTCGTCGGCTCGAGCTTCAACTGGCAGTCCGTCGCGATCTTCGCCGTGGCGCCGCTGCTCTTGGCGATCGGACAGACCTTCGTCATCATCTCCGGGGGCATCGATCTATCGACCGGCTTCATCATGGGCCTTGCCGCCGTCGTCGCCGCACATATTGCCAATATTGCCGGGCTCTACATGCCGCTGCCGGTCGCGATGGTATTCGGCATTCTCGTTGCCATGCTGGCCGCCGCGGCGCCCGGCTTCATCAACGGCCTCCTGATCTCGCGTCTCAAGGTTCCGCCATTCATCGGTACGCTTGGCATGTTCGGCGTCGCCCGCGGCACGGCCTTCCTGATTGCCGGCGGCACCACTGTGCCGGTCAAGAATTCCTATTTCGCCGAGCTCGGCAACGGCCGGTTCTACGGTGTCCCCTATCTGGTCATCGTCACGCTCGTCTTCGTGATCATCATGCATTATCTGCTGAGCCAGACACGCTTCGGCCAGCACAACTACGCCATAGGCGCCAATGCCCAGGCCGCGCGCCGCGCCGGCATCGACATCAAGTCCCACCTGCTGCGGCTCTATATTCTCTCGGCCGTCTGCGCAGGCTTGGGCGGCGCACTTTATGCAGCACGCTTCACAGCAGGCGCGGCCCAGGCGGGCGAGCCCCTGTTGCTCGATAGCGTGGCTGCCGTCGTCATCGGCGGCGCCAGTCTGTTCGGCGGCTCCGGCACGATCATCGGCACCGTTGCCGGCGCTCTCGTTATCGCCGTCATCCAATACGGTCTCGTTTTCATGAACGTGGAGCCGTTCTGGCAGTTCATCGCGGTCGGCATAGTCATCATCATTTCGGTGCTCATCGACCAGGCGCAGCGCCGGTTCAGCGGAGCAAAACAGGATGAATAG
- a CDS encoding ATP-binding cassette domain-containing protein: MNSATPLLEVRNLSRYFGAVRALDNCSMVVRPGEVVALAGDNGAGKTTMIKAISGVYPPTAGEILIEGKPVTFSSPQDAREKGIETIYQDLALADNLTIGSNIFLGREPMKKLFGFLPVLDRKAMAEAARKTMAELDFHVKRLDAPVSNFSGGQRQAVAIGRAVYWNARILVMDEPTAALGVPEQRKVVALIKSLKAQGRGVIFISHNLQDIFAVSDRIVVLRRGIVAGERNIADTNHEEVVRLMIGG; the protein is encoded by the coding sequence ATGAATAGTGCAACTCCCCTCCTCGAGGTCCGCAATCTCTCGCGTTATTTCGGTGCGGTGCGTGCCCTCGACAATTGCTCCATGGTCGTCCGGCCTGGTGAAGTCGTGGCACTTGCCGGCGATAACGGTGCGGGCAAGACGACGATGATCAAGGCGATCTCCGGCGTCTATCCGCCGACTGCGGGCGAAATCCTGATCGAAGGCAAGCCTGTCACCTTCTCCTCGCCGCAGGATGCACGCGAAAAGGGCATAGAGACGATCTACCAGGACCTAGCGCTTGCCGACAATCTGACGATCGGCTCCAACATCTTCCTCGGGCGCGAACCGATGAAGAAGCTTTTCGGCTTCCTGCCGGTGCTCGACCGGAAGGCAATGGCCGAAGCAGCGCGCAAGACGATGGCGGAGCTGGATTTCCATGTGAAGCGGCTCGATGCGCCGGTCAGCAACTTCTCCGGCGGCCAGCGTCAGGCGGTCGCGATCGGGCGTGCGGTTTACTGGAATGCCCGCATTCTGGTCATGGACGAGCCGACCGCTGCGCTCGGCGTGCCCGAACAGCGCAAGGTCGTAGCCCTCATCAAATCGCTGAAGGCGCAGGGACGCGGTGTTATCTTCATCTCGCACAATCTGCAGGATATTTTCGCGGTTTCCGACCGCATCGTCGTCCTGCGTCGAGGGATTGTTGCCGGCGAGCGCAACATCGCCGACACCAATCACGAGGAAGTCGTGAGGCTCATGATCGGCGGCTGA
- a CDS encoding DUF992 domain-containing protein: protein MRKILTLAFSAASLIVAGTAAARAADMPATYSEEPDERNGVKIGYLECDIGGGVGYVLGSAKEMDCTFHSTVGRARVDHYTGAIRKMGVDLGFTTRSRLVWLVFAPTAGYHRGSLGGLYQGATVEATVGAGVGTNILVGGTSGSIQLQTVSVTGQLGLNVAATGTSVTLTSAD from the coding sequence ATGAGAAAAATCCTGACCCTGGCGTTTTCAGCGGCATCGTTGATCGTTGCGGGCACCGCTGCGGCACGTGCAGCCGACATGCCGGCGACCTATAGCGAGGAGCCCGATGAGCGCAATGGCGTAAAGATCGGCTATCTCGAGTGCGATATCGGCGGCGGCGTTGGTTATGTGCTCGGTTCGGCCAAGGAAATGGATTGCACTTTCCATTCGACGGTCGGTCGCGCTCGCGTCGATCACTATACCGGCGCGATCAGAAAGATGGGTGTCGACCTCGGGTTTACGACCCGCAGCCGGCTTGTCTGGCTGGTTTTCGCGCCGACAGCCGGCTATCATCGTGGTTCGCTGGGCGGGCTTTATCAGGGCGCTACTGTTGAAGCCACTGTCGGTGCCGGCGTCGGCACGAACATCCTCGTTGGCGGCACCTCCGGCTCCATCCAGCTGCAGACCGTGAGCGTTACGGGTCAGCTCGGCTTGAACGTTGCGGCTACCGGTACATCGGTGACGCTGACGTCGGCCGATTGA
- a CDS encoding HAL/PAL/TAL family ammonia-lyase, protein MSKADNIVSFTDAPPTVSDIAAIARRNATIVISPDVRDRINAARVVVERYLAADQPVYGLTTALGAGVDTRLATDDLIAFQLRVPQARAVGVGPALPREAVRAMMAARIAGMAAGGSGISLPVFAGLVAALNAGFHPVVPSLGSIGAADLAPLAHMGRALLGDGEAELDGKVMPALDALSKAGLRALPIAPKDGHVLVVANSLSVGKACLCIEDIERLFDWSLAAVALNFEAFRANVSAFDDRALAARPAFGQRETAARLRELLSGSSLFIDCAARRLQDPLSYRCVPQVWGALLHAIGEARAVTEIELASSGDNPVVLADEGLILSHGNFDMTAFVLAWERLGQAIAHCAAATAYRTIKIMSPGMSELPRFLTPLGQSRTGFATAQKTVSALEAEIRHLANPVSLTPIPVADGVEDQASMAPSVLSKIEAMIERMRYLVAIELVASAQAVELRGVAGKLGSGTLDAYRQVRQLVAPLDKDRAQGPDFQRVSEFIAATAAKAGDMPGER, encoded by the coding sequence ATGAGCAAAGCGGACAATATTGTGTCCTTTACCGATGCGCCTCCGACAGTGAGCGATATCGCTGCAATCGCACGGCGCAACGCCACGATAGTGATTTCGCCAGACGTCAGAGACAGAATCAACGCTGCGCGCGTCGTGGTCGAACGCTACCTGGCGGCCGACCAGCCAGTTTATGGTTTGACGACAGCGCTGGGCGCGGGCGTCGATACTCGCCTTGCCACGGACGACCTGATCGCCTTTCAGTTACGTGTACCGCAAGCCCGCGCAGTCGGAGTTGGACCTGCCCTTCCCCGCGAAGCCGTCAGGGCGATGATGGCGGCTCGCATCGCCGGCATGGCGGCCGGCGGCTCCGGCATATCGCTCCCGGTTTTTGCCGGCCTCGTTGCCGCACTGAATGCCGGCTTTCACCCGGTGGTGCCGTCGCTCGGCTCGATCGGTGCTGCCGATCTTGCGCCTTTGGCACACATGGGACGGGCCCTGCTGGGAGACGGCGAGGCGGAACTCGATGGCAAGGTCATGCCGGCGCTCGATGCGCTCTCGAAAGCCGGTCTGAGAGCTTTGCCGATTGCGCCGAAGGATGGTCATGTCCTCGTGGTCGCCAATAGCCTGTCGGTTGGCAAGGCCTGTCTCTGCATCGAGGATATCGAACGGCTGTTCGATTGGTCGCTTGCGGCCGTCGCGCTGAACTTCGAGGCATTCCGGGCCAACGTCTCGGCTTTCGATGACCGGGCACTAGCGGCAAGACCGGCCTTCGGCCAGCGTGAAACCGCGGCAAGGCTTCGCGAGCTGCTTTCCGGAAGTTCTCTTTTTATTGATTGTGCCGCACGGCGCTTGCAAGATCCTTTGAGCTATCGCTGCGTCCCGCAGGTGTGGGGCGCCCTGCTCCACGCGATCGGCGAAGCCCGCGCGGTAACCGAGATCGAACTTGCGAGTTCCGGCGACAATCCCGTCGTACTGGCCGACGAAGGGCTTATCTTGTCGCATGGCAATTTCGACATGACGGCCTTCGTTCTCGCATGGGAGCGGCTCGGCCAGGCAATCGCCCATTGTGCGGCGGCGACCGCCTATAGAACGATTAAAATCATGTCTCCGGGCATGTCGGAGCTACCACGCTTCCTGACTCCGCTCGGGCAGAGCAGAACGGGTTTTGCCACCGCGCAGAAAACGGTCTCGGCGCTTGAAGCCGAGATACGCCATCTGGCCAATCCCGTGTCGCTCACGCCGATCCCGGTCGCCGATGGTGTCGAAGATCAGGCGTCGATGGCGCCGAGCGTCCTGAGCAAGATCGAAGCGATGATCGAGCGAATGCGTTATCTCGTCGCGATCGAGCTTGTCGCGTCCGCCCAGGCAGTCGAGTTGCGCGGCGTGGCAGGCAAGCTCGGCAGCGGGACGCTGGACGCCTATCGACAGGTGCGCCAGCTGGTGGCACCACTCGACAAAGATCGCGCTCAAGGTCCTGATTTTCAAAGAGTGTCGGAATTTATCGCAGCGACCGCGGCGAAAGCCGGTGACATGCCTGGAGAACGGTAA
- a CDS encoding adenylate/guanylate cyclase domain-containing protein, with protein sequence MQSSIEAVAASTQDDQGNWPTKQSKILDWLMNDVRDQRFIDNILVELCEKMQAIGVPVARATMHFRTLHPQWLGARILWRTGMKEADIATFSYGVENTPQFLASPINEIFNGATEVRKNLEVCEKAELNYPLYKEMYAEGLTDYIAWPIYHTLGKRHIVTFASDAPGGFTDEHITFLKDLLPALTMVTEIRLKNIMARTLLRTYVGPHASEKILAGATTRGSGTTVGAAILICDLRDFTTISDMWPRDDVIELLNSYFDAMVEPIEKHGGEILKFMGDGLLAIFPLSDPNACHNLLVAITEAQAAVATLNEENRAQGREVLRYGVGVHVGDVMYGNIGSRTRLDFTVIGPAVNIASRLESLTKEVKRPVLLSKAFVDMAGCRRDMESLGSFPLKGLGEPVDVFAFAAKDKLPQKAEPTVG encoded by the coding sequence ATGCAATCTTCCATTGAGGCCGTTGCCGCCTCGACCCAGGACGACCAGGGCAACTGGCCGACAAAACAAAGCAAGATCCTCGATTGGCTTATGAATGATGTCCGCGACCAGCGGTTCATCGACAACATCCTCGTGGAACTTTGTGAGAAAATGCAGGCAATCGGAGTTCCCGTCGCAAGAGCGACGATGCACTTCCGAACGCTGCATCCGCAATGGCTAGGGGCGAGAATTCTTTGGCGCACCGGCATGAAGGAGGCCGATATAGCGACCTTCAGCTATGGGGTCGAGAATACGCCGCAATTTCTGGCAAGCCCGATCAACGAGATATTCAACGGCGCGACCGAAGTCCGGAAAAATCTCGAGGTCTGCGAGAAGGCGGAACTGAACTATCCGCTTTATAAGGAAATGTATGCGGAAGGGCTGACCGACTATATCGCCTGGCCGATCTATCACACGCTCGGCAAGCGCCACATCGTGACCTTTGCCTCGGACGCGCCCGGTGGCTTCACCGATGAGCATATCACCTTCCTGAAAGACCTGCTGCCCGCTTTGACGATGGTGACCGAAATCCGTTTGAAGAACATCATGGCCCGCACGCTGCTGCGGACCTATGTCGGGCCGCATGCCAGCGAGAAGATCCTGGCCGGCGCCACGACGCGCGGCAGCGGCACCACCGTCGGGGCCGCAATTCTCATCTGCGACCTGCGCGACTTCACCACCATCTCGGACATGTGGCCGCGCGACGATGTCATCGAATTGCTGAACAGTTATTTCGACGCGATGGTCGAACCCATCGAAAAACATGGCGGTGAGATCCTCAAATTCATGGGCGACGGACTTTTGGCCATTTTCCCGTTGAGTGATCCGAATGCCTGCCACAATCTTCTCGTTGCCATCACCGAGGCGCAGGCGGCCGTTGCAACGCTCAATGAGGAAAACCGCGCGCAGGGACGCGAAGTGCTGCGCTATGGCGTCGGGGTGCATGTCGGCGACGTGATGTATGGTAACATCGGTTCGCGGACGCGCCTAGACTTCACGGTCATCGGCCCCGCCGTCAATATCGCCTCACGGCTTGAATCGCTGACAAAAGAGGTAAAGCGGCCTGTGCTTCTTTCCAAGGCTTTTGTCGACATGGCTGGTTGCCGACGCGATATGGAAAGCCTGGGCTCCTTTCCTCTGAAAGGTCTTGGCGAACCCGTCGACGTCTTTGCTTTCGCCGCAAAAGACAAACTGCCGCAGAAAGCGGAGCCGACGGTCGGGTGA
- a CDS encoding ornithine cyclodeaminase family protein: MQEIWIDYLNAIDAKALALSNDEILDAVTKALDAQGRGETVIEPRVHLVPESSDKGHFNVLRGYVKPLDYAGVKVVGDFVDNYKQGLPSELAVLNLFDPRTGVPKAIIDATAITDMRTGAVTAIGARHLARKDSKILGHIGARGTSYWNVRLLDHIFDFDEIRVHSRRPESRDAFAARLEKDLGKKIIVTDNWEDCLKGADIMIEASRLPEPTPLFKTAWVKKGAFVVPYGTMSALEFDLTDIMDKVVVDDWGQCGPGRPFGALRRHVDEGKVTAETLHAEIGQIVCGAKPGRESDDETILFWHRGLSTTDVALGAAMVEKAKRMNIGQRLRFA, from the coding sequence ATGCAGGAAATCTGGATCGACTATCTCAATGCCATCGACGCCAAGGCGCTGGCCCTTTCCAACGACGAAATCCTCGACGCCGTGACCAAGGCGCTCGATGCACAGGGGCGCGGCGAAACCGTCATCGAACCTCGCGTTCATCTCGTGCCCGAGAGTTCCGACAAGGGTCATTTCAACGTGCTGCGCGGTTATGTGAAGCCTCTCGACTATGCCGGCGTCAAGGTCGTCGGCGATTTCGTTGACAACTACAAGCAGGGCCTGCCTTCGGAACTGGCGGTCCTCAATCTCTTCGATCCGCGCACCGGTGTACCGAAGGCCATCATCGATGCGACGGCGATAACGGACATGCGCACCGGTGCCGTCACCGCTATCGGCGCGCGGCATCTCGCCCGCAAGGATAGTAAGATCCTCGGCCATATCGGCGCGCGCGGCACCTCCTACTGGAACGTGCGCCTGCTCGATCACATCTTCGATTTCGATGAAATCCGAGTGCATTCACGCCGTCCGGAAAGCCGCGACGCCTTTGCGGCGCGGCTGGAAAAGGATCTCGGCAAGAAGATTATCGTGACGGACAATTGGGAGGATTGCCTGAAGGGCGCCGATATCATGATCGAGGCAAGCCGCCTGCCGGAGCCAACGCCGCTCTTCAAGACCGCCTGGGTCAAGAAGGGCGCTTTCGTTGTGCCCTACGGCACTATGAGCGCGCTCGAATTCGACCTGACCGACATCATGGACAAGGTGGTCGTCGATGACTGGGGGCAATGCGGACCGGGGCGTCCCTTTGGTGCCCTTCGCCGCCATGTCGATGAGGGCAAGGTGACGGCCGAGACGCTGCATGCCGAAATTGGCCAGATCGTGTGCGGCGCCAAGCCGGGCCGCGAAAGCGATGACGAAACTATCCTCTTCTGGCATCGCGGCCTGAGCACCACCGACGTCGCGCTCGGCGCAGCAATGGTCGAAAAGGCAAAACGCATGAATATCGGCCAACGACTTCGGTTTGCGTGA
- a CDS encoding nucleoside 2-deoxyribosyltransferase: MRAYLAGPEVFLPNAREILDRKIAMARSYGFTPVSPGDLVVPETETRRQRGLAISAINEKLMTSADLIIANLTPFRGIAADIGTAFELGFMCARGCPAFAFSNCLDNHFERVSRLYGGEVHLGEDGRHRGPDGMALENFDMADNLMLDGGIAARGGVIVTRQVAPGQLFLDLTAFEECLSFAAEQLLKQTASAQ; encoded by the coding sequence TTGAGAGCATATCTGGCAGGGCCGGAAGTTTTCCTTCCGAACGCAAGGGAAATCCTCGATCGCAAGATCGCAATGGCACGCAGCTACGGCTTCACGCCCGTTTCACCGGGTGATCTGGTGGTGCCGGAAACCGAGACACGTCGCCAGCGTGGCCTTGCCATCAGCGCCATTAATGAAAAGCTGATGACGAGCGCCGATCTCATCATCGCCAATCTCACGCCGTTTCGTGGCATAGCGGCCGATATCGGCACAGCCTTCGAACTCGGATTCATGTGTGCCCGCGGCTGCCCGGCATTCGCTTTTTCCAACTGCCTCGATAATCACTTCGAGCGTGTGAGCAGGCTCTATGGCGGCGAGGTGCATCTCGGTGAAGACGGACGCCACCGTGGTCCCGACGGAATGGCGCTGGAAAACTTCGACATGGCCGACAATCTGATGCTCGACGGCGGCATTGCGGCACGCGGCGGTGTCATCGTCACGCGCCAGGTCGCGCCGGGGCAGCTCTTTCTCGATCTGACGGCCTTCGAAGAATGCCTGAGCTTCGCGGCGGAGCAATTGTTGAAACAGACCGCCAGCGCACAATAG
- a CDS encoding phosphate/phosphite/phosphonate ABC transporter substrate-binding protein, producing the protein MTTSSAIACSRMYNLSPRIYALWDRLFHWLADRSGVELEVIAHAAPAPLSELWVRPDMGAVFMCGFPFSQLSPAERPQPLAAPVSLADWANGQPVYASHIVAARDKQLTEADLAGARWGWTVRDSQSGYNAPRELFAMLANRPSAARTVGSLLNPRGVVDAIRSDTIDVGAIDAYAFQLMAMHEPDMIAPLRIVATTKPAPFPLLVAARQQSADIVDALRAALLGAHRDPEGSDILASLGLSAFAKPDVAVYDQLPIRARAIDAALGAW; encoded by the coding sequence ATGACGACTTCGAGTGCTATCGCCTGCTCGCGAATGTATAATCTCAGCCCCAGAATATATGCTCTCTGGGATCGGCTCTTTCATTGGCTTGCCGACCGATCGGGCGTCGAACTCGAAGTCATTGCCCATGCCGCTCCGGCACCTTTGTCCGAGCTTTGGGTACGTCCGGATATGGGCGCCGTTTTCATGTGCGGCTTCCCCTTCTCCCAGCTATCGCCGGCGGAGCGCCCGCAGCCGCTGGCAGCGCCCGTTTCGCTGGCCGACTGGGCAAACGGGCAGCCTGTCTATGCGAGCCACATCGTCGCCGCGCGCGATAAACAGCTTACGGAAGCTGATCTTGCAGGCGCGCGCTGGGGCTGGACGGTGCGGGACTCGCAGTCCGGCTATAATGCCCCGCGTGAACTCTTCGCCATGCTTGCGAATAGGCCTTCAGCAGCTCGAACCGTCGGCTCGCTCCTCAATCCGCGTGGCGTAGTCGACGCCATTCGTTCAGACACCATAGATGTCGGCGCCATCGACGCCTACGCGTTTCAGCTGATGGCAATGCACGAGCCGGACATGATCGCGCCACTGCGCATTGTTGCTACCACAAAACCGGCCCCCTTCCCTTTGCTGGTGGCCGCGCGGCAGCAGTCGGCGGATATCGTCGATGCGTTACGCGCCGCTCTTCTCGGCGCACACCGAGATCCGGAAGGGAGCGATATCCTCGCATCGCTTGGCCTTAGCGCCTTTGCCAAACCGGATGTTGCCGTCTATGACCAGCTTCCCATACGAGCGCGGGCGATCGATGCGGCTCTCGGAGCGTGGTGA